GCCGTCGACGCCGCCAAGATCGACGAAGGCGCCGAAGTTGACGATCGAGGACACGACACCCTTGCGGATCTGGCCCTTCTGCAGCTGGGTGAGGAAGGTGTGACGAACCTCGGACTGGGTCTGCTCCAGCCAGGCGCGGCGCGACAGGACCACGTTGTTGCGGTTCTTGTCCAGCTCGATGATCTTGGCCTCGAGCTCCATGCCCACGTAGGGCTGGAGGTCGCGGACACGGCGCATCTCGACGAGCGACGCGGGCAGGAAGCCACGCAGGCCGATGTCGACGATGAGGCCACCCTTGACCACCTCGATGACGGAGCCGGTGACGACGCCGTCCTCTTCCTTGATCTTCTCGATCGTGCCCCAGGCGCGCTCGTACTGGGCGCGCTTCTTGGAGAGGATCAGGCGGCCTTCCTTGTCCTCCTTCTGCTGGACAAGGGCTTCGATCTCATCGCCGACCGAGACGACGTCGAACGGATCGACGTCGTGCTTGATGGAGAGTTCCTTCGAGGGGATGACGCCTTCGGTCTTGTAACCGATGTCGAGCAGGACTTCGTCCCGATCGACCTTGACGACGGTGCCGGAGACGATGTCCCCGTCGTTGAAGTACTTGATGGTGGCGTCGACCGCGGCCATGAAGGCCTCGGGTGAGCCGAAGTCGTCGACTGCGACAGTCGAGGCCTCAGTAGAGGAGGTCATGTAGTAGGGCTCCGAATGGGATGTGTGTGCATCAGGGCCCTTCGCGTGCCCCCTGCTCTGTCCGAAGGAGCACAGGCCACAATGCCTGGCCAGCCTATACGCGCGCGACCGGATGAGCAAGCGGGTGTGCTGGTTGGCCGACCCGTTAGGCTGGCCGCGTGAGCGACGCACCCGAACCCTACACCCCGGCCCGAGCCCTGCCCTCCCGGAGGCGCACGGTCAGCATCGTGCTGACGGCGGTCGCCGTCGTCGTGATCGCGACCCTGATCTTCTTCCTGACCAGGCCCGATGCACCCGCCGCGATCGACCCGACACCGTCGCCGTCGACCAGCCAGCCGGCGAGCCCGGCCGCGTCTCCTGAGCCGAGCCCGAGCAGCAGCCCGGCGATCGACGGGGAATGCGTCACCACCGCGACGGCCGGTTTCGTGCCGACCCGCTACGCGATCCCCGCCTTGAACGTCGACGAACCGGTTCTTGCCCTGAACCTGGACAGCGACGGCAACATCGCGGCACCGCCGAAGAACCAGGCCCGGACCGCCTCGTGGTGGAACGCGGGCCCGCAGCCGGGCAGCGACAAGGGCAAGGTCGTCCTGTCGATCCACACCTACCGCAGCGGCGGCGCCGTCGGCAACGAGCTCTACGAGGGCGGAGCGTCGACGCTGGAGGCCGGCGACGTCATCAAACTGTACGACGACCTGGGCAGCGTGGCGTGCTACGAGTACACCGAGACGCAGAAGATCCTCGCGGTCGACTACGACCCGGAGTCGACGATCATGGTCGACTTCGACGGTGCGCCGATGGTGACGATCATCGTCTGCTGGGACTTCGACAAGGCCACGGAGGACTGGGCCTCCCGGGTGTTCTTCTACGGCAAGGCTGTCTGAGGCCCGACCGCCCCGGGTGAGGTCAGTGGGCCGCCGACTGCCAGGTGTCCCCCACCCCGACCGAGACGTCCAGCGGCACCGCTAGGTCGAACGCTCCCGACATCTCGGCAGACACCAGTTCCGCGACCCGCTCCCGCTCACCGGGGGCGATCTCGAGGACCAGTTCGTCGTGGACCTGCAGCAGGATCCGGCTGCGCAGCCCCGCCTCGGCCAGCGCCCGCGCCAGACCGATCATGGCCACCTTGATCACGTCGGCGGCCGAGCCCTGGATCGGCGAGTTCAGCGCCGCCCGCTCCGCCATCTCGCGGCGCTGCCGGTTCGTGGTGGTGAGGTCAGGCAGGTAGCGGCGCCGTCCCAGCATGGTCTCGGTGTAGCCGCGCTTGCGGGCCTCGTCCACGACGTCGGCCAGGTACTGGCGCACGCCGCCGACCCGGGAGAAGTAGTCCTCCATCAGACCCTTCGCCTCGCCGACGGAGATCTTCAGCTGGTTCGACAGGCCGAACGCGCTCAGCCCGTACGCCAGGCCGTAGTTCATGGCCTTGATCCTGGCCCGCATCTCGCCCGTGACATCCCCCGGCTCCACCCGGAAGACCAGCGACGCCATCTCGTTGTGGAAGTCGCGGCCCGTCGAGAACGCCTCGATCAGCCCGGCGTCGCCGCTGGCGTGCGCCATGATCCGCATCTCGATCTGCGAGTAGTCCGCCGACATCAGCGACTCGAATCCCTCCCCCGGCACGAAGGCGGAACGGATCTGCCGCCCCACCGACGTCCTGATGGGGATGTTCTGCAGATTCGGATCCGTCGACGACAGCCGGCCCGTGGCCGCGATCGTCTGCACGTAGGTGGTGTGGATGCGGGAGCCCTCACGGACGGCGGCCAGCAGGCCGTCGACGGTCTGCCGCAGGCGGATGGCGTCCCGGTGGGCCAGCAGGTGTTCGAGGAACGGGTGCTGCGTCTTCACGTACAGCCCCTCCAACGCCTCCGCGTCGGTGGTCCAGCCCGACTTGGTGCGCCGCGTCTTCGGCATGTCGAGCTCGTCGAACAGGACGCCCTGCAGCTGCTTGGGCGAGCCCAGGTTCACCTCGTGTCCCAGCACGTCGTAGGCGGCCTGCTGGGCCCGGGCGACGTTGCCGTCGAACTCGGCCCGCAGCCCCTCCAAGCGCTCCACATCGACGGCGACCCCCACCCGCTCCATCTCGGCGAGGCAGCGCTGCAGCGGCAGCTCCACCTCCGTCATCAGGGTCGCTGCGGTGCGCTCTGTCAGCTCGGCGTCCAGCGCGGCGGCCAGGTCGAAGACGGCGCGGGCCCGCAGCAGCGCCGCGTCGACGCCGGTGTCGGCCTCCTCCTCGAAGTCGAAGGCCCCCTGGGCGTCGTCTGCGGTGGCCGTGGGGGCGGCGGACAGGTCGCGGTGCAGGTAGCGCACGGACAGGTCGCCCAGATCGTAGGTGCGCTGATCGGGACGCAGCAGGTAGGCGGCGAGCAGCGTGTCGCACACGACACCGTCGAGCTCCCAGCCGCGGGCCCAGCAGGCCAGCATCGGGCCCTTCGCCTCGTGCACGAGCTTCGGCGCGGCGGGATCGGCGAGCCAGGCTGCGAGCGCCGCGTCGTCGGCGGGGGTGAGCTCGGCGGTGTCGATGTAGGCGCCCTGCCCGTCCGCGGCCGCGAACGCGACGCCGGTCAGGTCGCCGGTGCCACTGCCCCACCGTCCGACGAAGTCGAGCGCGGTGCGGCCCGTCGCATGGGCCCCCAGCCAGGCCGCCAGCTCGCCGGGCGCCAGCCGGGCGCCCTCGACCTCGAAGCTCTCCGTGGCGACCGGCTCCGCCGGAGCGAGCTCCAGCAGTCGCTCACGCAGCACGCGGAACTCGAGGGCGTCGAACAGGGTGTGCACCCGCTCCCGGTCCCACTCGTGGCGGGCCGACTCATCGACCGTCAGGTCCAGGTCGAGGTCGCGGATGAGCGCGTTGAGCCTGCGGTTGCGCACCACGTCGTCGAGGTGGGCGCGGAACGATTCCCCCGCCTTGCCCGGCACCTGCTCGGCGCGCGCCAGCAGGTTCTCCAGGCCGTCGAACTGGCCGAGCCACTTGGCCGCCGTCTTCGGACCGACGCCGGGAACCCCCGGCAGGTTGTCGCTGGTCTCCCCGACCAGCGCCGCCAGTTCGGGGTAGCGGGCCGGCGCGACAAGGTACTTCTCCTCCACCGCCTCCGGTGTCATCCTGGCCAGGTCGGAGACCCCCTTGCGGGGATACAGGACGGTGACGCGGTCGGTGACCAGCTGCATCCCGTCGCGGTCGCCGGTCACGACGAAGACGTCGTACCCCTCCGCCGCCGCCGTCGTCGACAGCGTCGCGATGATGTCGTCGGCCTCGTAGCCCGGCTTCTCCACGTGGCGGATGTTCAGCGCGTCGAGGACCTCCTTGATGAGCTGCACCTGCCCCTTGAACTCGTCGGGCGACTTGGCCCGGTTCGCCTTGTACTCGGGGTACTCCTCGGTGCGGAACGACTCCCGGGACACGTCGAACGCCACGGCGAGGTGGGTGGGCTGCTCGTCGCGCAGCACGTTGATCAGCATGGAGGTGAACCCGAACACGGCGTTGGTGTGCTGCCCTGTGCTGGTCGCGAAGTTCTCGACCGGCAGCGCGAAGAACGCGCGGTAGGCGACAGAGTGGCCGTCGATCAGGAGCAGCTTGCCTGGGGTGTTCACCCGGCGAGCCTACCCAATCTGGCAGAGTGCCGCCCATGACACAGCTGCCCGACTGGACCGCCCGCATCACCTCGCCGCTCGACGACAAGCTCGGGCTCACGCTGACCGAGCTCACCCCCGAGCGCGTGTGCGGCTCGATGCCCGTGGCCGGCAACGAGCAGCCCATGGGGCTGCTGCACGGTGGTGCGACAGGCGTCATCATCGAGACGCTGGCATCGATGGGCGCCATGGCCCACGGCTACCCGGGTCGCGCCGGCGTCGGGGTCGACCTCAACGTCACCCACCTGCTCGCCGTCCGCTCCGGCCACGTCCACGGCACGGCCACCGCGCTGCATCTCGGCCGCAACGTCGTCACCTACGCCGTCGAGGTGCGCGACGACGCAGGCAGGCTGACGGCGACCGGCCGGCTCACCTGCCACATGATCGATCTCCCATCCACCGGCCGCTGACGGGCCGGGACAAGCAGAACGCCGCAGCTGGATCCGGCTGCGGCGTTCCTCACGCTGTGGTGGAA
The DNA window shown above is from Tessaracoccus defluvii and carries:
- a CDS encoding class F sortase; this translates as MSDAPEPYTPARALPSRRRTVSIVLTAVAVVVIATLIFFLTRPDAPAAIDPTPSPSTSQPASPAASPEPSPSSSPAIDGECVTTATAGFVPTRYAIPALNVDEPVLALNLDSDGNIAAPPKNQARTASWWNAGPQPGSDKGKVVLSIHTYRSGGAVGNELYEGGASTLEAGDVIKLYDDLGSVACYEYTETQKILAVDYDPESTIMVDFDGAPMVTIIVCWDFDKATEDWASRVFFYGKAV
- the polA gene encoding DNA polymerase I, whose product is MNTPGKLLLIDGHSVAYRAFFALPVENFATSTGQHTNAVFGFTSMLINVLRDEQPTHLAVAFDVSRESFRTEEYPEYKANRAKSPDEFKGQVQLIKEVLDALNIRHVEKPGYEADDIIATLSTTAAAEGYDVFVVTGDRDGMQLVTDRVTVLYPRKGVSDLARMTPEAVEEKYLVAPARYPELAALVGETSDNLPGVPGVGPKTAAKWLGQFDGLENLLARAEQVPGKAGESFRAHLDDVVRNRRLNALIRDLDLDLTVDESARHEWDRERVHTLFDALEFRVLRERLLELAPAEPVATESFEVEGARLAPGELAAWLGAHATGRTALDFVGRWGSGTGDLTGVAFAAADGQGAYIDTAELTPADDAALAAWLADPAAPKLVHEAKGPMLACWARGWELDGVVCDTLLAAYLLRPDQRTYDLGDLSVRYLHRDLSAAPTATADDAQGAFDFEEEADTGVDAALLRARAVFDLAAALDAELTERTAATLMTEVELPLQRCLAEMERVGVAVDVERLEGLRAEFDGNVARAQQAAYDVLGHEVNLGSPKQLQGVLFDELDMPKTRRTKSGWTTDAEALEGLYVKTQHPFLEHLLAHRDAIRLRQTVDGLLAAVREGSRIHTTYVQTIAATGRLSSTDPNLQNIPIRTSVGRQIRSAFVPGEGFESLMSADYSQIEMRIMAHASGDAGLIEAFSTGRDFHNEMASLVFRVEPGDVTGEMRARIKAMNYGLAYGLSAFGLSNQLKISVGEAKGLMEDYFSRVGGVRQYLADVVDEARKRGYTETMLGRRRYLPDLTTTNRQRREMAERAALNSPIQGSAADVIKVAMIGLARALAEAGLRSRILLQVHDELVLEIAPGERERVAELVSAEMSGAFDLAVPLDVSVGVGDTWQSAAH
- a CDS encoding PaaI family thioesterase yields the protein MTQLPDWTARITSPLDDKLGLTLTELTPERVCGSMPVAGNEQPMGLLHGGATGVIIETLASMGAMAHGYPGRAGVGVDLNVTHLLAVRSGHVHGTATALHLGRNVVTYAVEVRDDAGRLTATGRLTCHMIDLPSTGR